In one Halorubrum sp. CBA1229 genomic region, the following are encoded:
- a CDS encoding serine hydrolase domain-containing protein, producing MYDRCRDPGEGLGIPAAESAAAFNDEAVRRAVIPAANGISTAREMARFYACMANGGAFNGTRLLDAETVAHTTQTHAETESDGTLSRPARYGLGFWTGGLANDMFGSMSRERMFGHAGLGSIFGWGDPERNVGFAYVTNGIREESWEHAARVSGLSDAVRLALCE from the coding sequence ATGTACGACCGGTGTCGCGATCCCGGTGAAGGCCTCGGAATCCCAGCCGCCGAGTCAGCAGCGGCGTTCAACGACGAAGCCGTCCGCCGCGCGGTGATCCCGGCCGCAAACGGGATTAGCACGGCACGTGAGATGGCACGATTTTACGCCTGTATGGCGAACGGTGGCGCCTTCAACGGGACACGACTGCTTGACGCAGAGACCGTCGCCCACACAACCCAGACCCATGCAGAGACCGAGTCGGACGGAACGCTCTCGCGACCGGCCCGATACGGCCTTGGCTTTTGGACCGGTGGGCTCGCGAACGATATGTTTGGCTCGATGAGTCGCGAGCGGATGTTCGGCCATGCAGGACTGGGGAGCATTTTCGGGTGGGGTGATCCAGAGCGAAATGTCGGCTTTGCGTACGTCACCAACGGCATTCGCGAAGAATCCTGGGAGCATGCTGCCCGCGTGAGTGGGCTGTCGGACGCGGTGCGGTTGGCACTGTGTGAGTGA
- a CDS encoding DUF6516 family protein: protein MASLTDDDLDGVSEGRKYPDGTVVRVFCMRTDRDAYPSGWAYKLHYGATEPDPPRTLDDGTIRRYDNSHEDTKGHELHVAPDPDPDSITFPGMVELWERFWSEIPKSEFEVT from the coding sequence ATGGCCTCACTGACCGACGACGATCTCGATGGCGTGAGTGAGGGGCGAAAGTACCCTGACGGGACCGTCGTCCGCGTGTTTTGCATGCGGACGGACCGTGACGCGTACCCGTCTGGGTGGGCCTACAAGCTCCACTACGGCGCGACGGAGCCGGACCCGCCCCGCACGCTTGACGATGGGACGATTCGTCGGTACGACAACTCGCACGAGGACACAAAAGGGCACGAACTGCACGTTGCACCGGATCCCGACCCAGACAGCATCACGTTCCCCGGGATGGTCGAACTCTGGGAACGGTTCTGGAGCGAGATTCCGAAATCCGAGTTCGAGGTCACGTGA
- a CDS encoding RNA-guided endonuclease TnpB family protein, protein MPAVTKTLELQLVDPTTNKRRKLRETRVAYQQALQAAFDAHCPTQSAANDVVVEYDLSGYAKNALKQFVPQLHTSYDADEISEDHSVKFTNEGIRLDHKPQNAIEWYVKIPHHEDYSLWIPVRANPDQREWLEALHADDATMGESRLFERDGTWYLHVTATREVEKHSAVSADERTPIGVDIGEASLVTVCHRDKRGSPVRPELWADDGKAVRRLRKTYFTAKQRLQKRGSERIAASYGDTVWNQIDDVFHRVTREVVEYAESVENPVLVLEDLTDIRENMDYGEYMNRRLHGWGFAKLHAQIRYKAAEQGIPVETVNPRNTSKACHACGEHGSRPRQAMFRCSTDDCWVGEYQADVNGAINIADRYRSGESHRQSDRNSRQKAGADDSTTDGASLTGPQDSHADADTQQRRRGTHAS, encoded by the coding sequence ATGCCTGCTGTGACAAAAACGCTGGAACTCCAGCTTGTCGATCCAACCACCAATAAGCGGCGGAAACTTCGAGAGACGCGAGTGGCCTATCAGCAGGCACTTCAGGCCGCGTTCGACGCACACTGTCCGACCCAGTCAGCTGCCAACGACGTTGTCGTCGAGTACGATTTAAGCGGCTATGCGAAAAACGCGCTCAAACAGTTCGTCCCGCAACTCCACACCAGCTACGACGCCGACGAGATCTCCGAGGACCACTCGGTGAAGTTCACCAACGAAGGTATCCGCCTCGATCACAAGCCACAGAACGCCATCGAGTGGTACGTCAAAATCCCGCACCACGAGGATTACAGCCTCTGGATTCCGGTACGCGCCAATCCCGACCAGCGGGAGTGGCTCGAAGCGTTGCACGCAGACGATGCGACGATGGGTGAGAGTCGGCTGTTCGAGCGGGACGGAACGTGGTATCTTCACGTCACCGCCACTCGAGAGGTAGAAAAACACTCCGCAGTGTCCGCCGACGAGCGGACGCCGATTGGTGTGGATATTGGAGAAGCGAGTCTTGTCACGGTGTGTCACCGCGACAAGCGTGGTTCTCCTGTTCGCCCCGAACTGTGGGCTGACGACGGCAAGGCCGTTCGTCGGCTCCGCAAAACCTACTTCACTGCCAAGCAGCGGCTGCAGAAACGAGGCAGTGAGCGCATCGCAGCATCCTACGGTGATACAGTATGGAACCAGATTGACGATGTGTTTCACCGCGTGACCCGCGAGGTCGTTGAGTACGCTGAGTCCGTCGAGAACCCAGTACTGGTGCTGGAAGACTTGACGGACATCCGCGAGAACATGGACTACGGCGAATACATGAACCGGCGGTTACACGGGTGGGGGTTTGCCAAACTCCACGCACAGATTCGCTACAAAGCCGCCGAGCAGGGGATTCCCGTCGAGACGGTGAATCCTCGAAACACGTCGAAGGCGTGTCACGCGTGCGGTGAACACGGCTCCCGGCCACGACAGGCGATGTTTCGCTGCTCGACCGACGACTGTTGGGTCGGTGAGTATCAAGCCGACGTGAACGGGGCGATAAATATTGCAGACCGCTACCGTAGTGGAGAGAGTCACCGCCAAAGCGATCGGAACTCCCGGCAGAAGGCTGGTGCCGATGACTCGACTACGGATGGGGCCTCGTTGACCGGGCCACAAGACAGCCACGCCGATGCTGACACCCAGCAAAGGAGGCGTGGAACGCATGCGTCTTGA
- a CDS encoding DUF5615 family PIN-like protein, producing MSYRLLLDENIEYRIVHKLRNYGHDAEHVSDLSTFGKGSTDKELGQYSNSDDRLILTYDDDFVLELDSSAYRAVLYVNDVTIPSRKIADAVHRMSKQYPHDEVTGVVYVDEWI from the coding sequence ATGAGCTATCGACTCCTTCTCGATGAGAACATTGAATATCGGATTGTCCACAAACTTCGAAATTATGGACATGATGCCGAACATGTTTCTGATCTGAGCACCTTTGGAAAAGGTTCAACCGACAAAGAACTCGGCCAGTATTCGAACTCAGACGACCGGCTGATCCTCACTTACGACGACGATTTTGTTCTGGAATTAGATAGCTCAGCATATCGAGCAGTGCTGTACGTAAACGACGTGACGATACCATCCAGAAAGATTGCTGATGCGGTTCATCGGATGTCGAAACAGTATCCTCACGATGAAGTCACTGGTGTAGTCTATGTTGATGAGTGGATCTGA
- a CDS encoding RNA-guided endonuclease TnpB family protein has protein sequence MADDYVRRTAITRLEVTDEQRDLLEETISEWKRGCQLATDMAWGKCNAKSDVQPLAYDDVREHTDLGSQHAVLATHQAAQAITGCLERRSKGKNVSKPTFTAPTVTYDTRTLTLFDDETVSLSTTESRVRCELALPDADDGYQRQYLDSDTWSVTESTLTARNGDYFLHLGFRRPKTDMERNTAEDGTVLGVDLGIENLAVTSTASFVSGRELTHNLREFEKVRAGLQQTGTRSAHRTLEQSSRRELRYIRDVLHKASNAIVAEALRYECDVIAFEDLTDIRDRTGASWGHKWAFRTLYEQVEYKAEAEGITVKQVGSAYTSQRCAECGFTADENRPARTEFSCQKCESEANADYNAAKNIGMRYVRRGQQSSRRTGNSQLALKSGTVTPSGGFTAHPDGFEAELTDKPLPQRAKSVD, from the coding sequence GTGGCGGACGACTACGTGCGTCGGACGGCAATTACTCGTCTCGAAGTCACAGACGAGCAACGCGACCTGCTCGAAGAGACTATCTCTGAGTGGAAGCGTGGATGCCAACTCGCCACGGACATGGCGTGGGGCAAATGCAACGCGAAAAGCGACGTACAGCCCCTCGCTTACGACGACGTGCGAGAACATACCGACCTCGGGAGTCAACACGCGGTTCTCGCCACCCACCAAGCAGCCCAAGCCATCACCGGCTGTCTCGAACGCCGCTCGAAAGGGAAGAACGTCAGCAAGCCCACCTTCACCGCTCCGACGGTGACGTACGACACGCGGACGCTGACGCTGTTCGATGACGAGACGGTGTCGCTCTCCACCACGGAGAGTCGGGTCCGATGTGAACTTGCTCTGCCTGATGCCGACGATGGCTATCAACGGCAGTATCTTGACTCGGACACATGGAGCGTCACGGAAAGTACACTCACCGCCCGTAACGGTGACTACTTTTTACATCTCGGCTTCCGCCGACCAAAGACCGATATGGAGCGGAACACCGCCGAGGACGGAACGGTCCTCGGGGTTGACCTCGGTATCGAAAACCTTGCTGTCACCAGCACTGCCTCCTTTGTCAGCGGGCGAGAGCTTACTCACAACCTCCGAGAGTTCGAGAAGGTGCGCGCCGGACTCCAACAGACCGGGACGCGAAGCGCCCACCGAACGCTCGAACAGTCGAGTAGGCGAGAACTTCGCTACATCCGCGACGTGCTACACAAAGCGTCGAACGCCATAGTCGCGGAAGCGCTCCGGTACGAGTGCGACGTGATCGCGTTCGAGGACTTAACTGACATCCGCGACCGCACGGGAGCGTCGTGGGGGCACAAGTGGGCGTTCCGAACGCTCTATGAACAAGTGGAATACAAAGCCGAAGCTGAAGGTATCACGGTGAAGCAAGTGGGGTCGGCGTACACGTCGCAACGATGCGCCGAGTGTGGATTCACAGCAGACGAGAACCGTCCGGCCCGCACCGAGTTCTCTTGTCAGAAGTGTGAGTCGGAAGCGAATGCGGATTACAATGCGGCGAAGAATATCGGGATGCGGTATGTCCGTCGAGGCCAACAGTCGTCTCGGCGGACGGGCAACAGTCAGCTCGCCCTGAAGTCTGGAACGGTGACGCCGAGTGGCGGATTCACCGCCCACCCGGACGGGTTCGAGGCCGAGCTCACGGACAAGCCCCTCCCTCAACGAGCGAAGTCGGTAGACTGA
- a CDS encoding DUF955 domain-containing protein — protein sequence MAESHSPSGRVTFGDADARADQMDQAIDQWLSELVDAVDEARASEQFQRWLDVQSRFHDYSHRNTLLITLQCPEATKVAGYRTWQDEFDRQVQDGESAIWIWAPLISPQCPDCGNSPSYHDDSDCAYDETPPDEWREGVVGFKPVPVFDISQTEGEPLPELETDATGEADELLAGLLAAADELGVTVDVVRTNAWSHGDADGVCRHVDDTPHIQVQEADPAAVAGTLLHEYAHALLHDPADTADREARELEAEAVAYVVGHHFGVEMDGSALYLAAWSEDDADRLLRRCERIRTTSTTLIDGIAAQRDPIDHE from the coding sequence ATGGCCGAATCCCACTCTCCGAGCGGGCGCGTCACGTTTGGTGACGCTGACGCCCGCGCCGACCAGATGGATCAGGCGATTGATCAGTGGCTCAGCGAGCTCGTCGACGCCGTCGACGAGGCGCGTGCCAGCGAGCAGTTCCAGCGGTGGCTCGACGTCCAGAGCCGATTCCATGACTACTCGCACCGAAACACGCTGCTCATCACCTTGCAGTGCCCTGAGGCGACGAAGGTAGCGGGGTACCGGACGTGGCAAGACGAGTTCGATCGGCAGGTGCAGGACGGCGAATCGGCGATCTGGATCTGGGCACCGCTCATCTCACCGCAGTGTCCCGACTGTGGAAACAGTCCCTCGTACCACGACGACAGCGACTGCGCGTACGATGAGACGCCACCCGACGAGTGGCGTGAGGGCGTGGTCGGGTTCAAACCGGTTCCCGTCTTCGACATCTCGCAAACGGAGGGCGAGCCGCTGCCCGAACTGGAGACGGACGCGACGGGTGAGGCTGATGAGCTGTTAGCTGGACTGCTCGCGGCGGCCGACGAGCTCGGTGTGACCGTCGACGTGGTGCGTACTAATGCGTGGTCGCACGGCGACGCCGACGGCGTCTGTCGCCACGTCGACGACACGCCCCACATTCAGGTGCAGGAGGCAGATCCTGCAGCCGTCGCGGGCACACTCCTCCATGAGTACGCCCACGCGCTGTTGCATGACCCAGCGGATACCGCCGATCGCGAGGCGCGCGAACTGGAAGCGGAAGCAGTCGCGTACGTCGTCGGCCACCATTTCGGGGTGGAGATGGATGGATCGGCGCTGTATCTTGCCGCGTGGAGCGAAGACGACGCAGATCGGCTTCTCAGGCGGTGTGAGCGGATTCGAACGACAAGTACGACATTGATCGACGGGATCGCTGCACAGCGCGACCCGATTGATCATGAGTAG
- a CDS encoding ATP-binding protein: MTTADQVAQYLIEDQMADLTDAIREAVQNGVDSPGSTRVLVSVTPEQTVVCDDGAGVDLGSDEGTRDLSVLGAGTKARADDTTLGEWGIGTGAIIAKGAVRIWSGGHALCFDYQDQRTTGPFADVAGREGVVIETEHAFDGVCVSIDHYAGEVPDPESYRWRRIVERLRERFAYLTFRTDVAVVVNGAPVDRGHPFEAVADSRAHVTRETEDAYLALEQAPEDGLAVYSNGLFVTTDHDVGVGGVVVSKGNLTLNFGRTAIQSGCDRWGRIQETIAAARRDLYDQVNDDQLDSQTRAKMAELLVSDETLRERWRDRDLFQLVTATPVSLARIQAAPQIACQEGASHGGDALVERGAIILDTTDPATKRLAAAARDSETDVALPSRFDVAARAEEAGVWQGYRRLADTDLSTRQARYLLFARALAEAIEIDRTIYWGEATADAWTDGRTRIVLTDSAVTSSKRAVWTHDLFLTLCHEAAHDRSDKRRPAHGRRFESRFRDLVEDPEVRAAYAELVTAVHERGFQPVFNERGVTLS, encoded by the coding sequence ATGACCACGGCCGATCAGGTCGCACAGTATCTAATCGAAGATCAGATGGCGGATCTCACGGATGCAATTCGTGAGGCCGTCCAGAATGGGGTTGACAGTCCCGGCTCCACACGCGTCTTGGTGAGCGTCACGCCCGAACAGACCGTCGTCTGTGATGACGGGGCGGGCGTTGATTTGGGGAGTGACGAGGGAACGCGGGATCTCTCCGTGCTTGGCGCCGGGACGAAAGCCCGGGCGGACGACACCACGCTCGGCGAGTGGGGGATTGGGACGGGTGCGATCATCGCGAAGGGCGCGGTGCGCATCTGGAGCGGCGGGCACGCGCTGTGTTTCGACTATCAGGATCAGCGGACGACTGGGCCGTTCGCAGACGTGGCTGGCCGTGAGGGGGTCGTCATCGAGACCGAGCACGCGTTCGACGGCGTCTGCGTGAGCATCGACCATTACGCGGGTGAGGTGCCCGATCCCGAGAGCTACCGGTGGCGCCGGATCGTCGAGCGGCTCCGCGAGCGGTTCGCGTATCTCACCTTTCGGACGGATGTTGCGGTGGTCGTCAACGGCGCGCCCGTGGATCGCGGGCATCCGTTCGAAGCGGTCGCCGACAGCCGGGCGCACGTAACGCGTGAGACCGAGGACGCGTATCTAGCCCTTGAGCAGGCGCCCGAGGACGGACTGGCTGTGTACAGCAACGGCCTGTTCGTCACCACGGATCACGACGTCGGCGTGGGGGGCGTCGTTGTCTCAAAGGGGAATCTGACGCTCAATTTTGGCCGGACGGCGATTCAATCGGGATGTGACCGCTGGGGCCGAATTCAGGAGACGATCGCTGCCGCCCGTCGCGACCTATACGACCAGGTGAACGATGACCAGCTCGACAGCCAGACACGCGCCAAGATGGCCGAACTCCTGGTCAGCGACGAGACGCTGCGGGAGCGCTGGCGGGATCGTGATCTCTTCCAGTTGGTGACAGCGACGCCAGTGAGTCTCGCACGAATTCAGGCGGCGCCACAGATCGCGTGTCAAGAGGGCGCCAGTCACGGCGGCGATGCGCTCGTCGAGCGCGGGGCCATCATCCTCGATACGACCGATCCAGCCACCAAGCGACTGGCGGCGGCAGCACGCGATAGTGAGACCGACGTCGCGCTGCCATCGCGGTTCGACGTCGCAGCGCGGGCGGAAGAAGCCGGCGTCTGGCAGGGGTATCGTCGGCTGGCAGACACCGACCTCTCGACGCGGCAGGCGCGGTACCTCTTGTTCGCGCGAGCGCTCGCTGAGGCGATCGAAATCGACCGCACAATTTACTGGGGCGAAGCGACGGCCGACGCATGGACGGATGGGCGGACGCGGATCGTGTTGACGGATTCGGCAGTGACGAGCTCGAAACGCGCGGTGTGGACTCACGACCTCTTCCTCACCCTGTGTCACGAGGCGGCCCATGATCGGTCGGACAAGCGCCGCCCCGCGCATGGACGGCGCTTCGAGAGTCGGTTTCGTGACCTCGTTGAGGATCCGGAGGTGCGGGCGGCGTACGCCGAGTTGGTGACCGCCGTTCACGAGCGGGGGTTCCAGCCGGTGTTCAACGAACGGGGAGTGACGCTCAGCTAG
- a CDS encoding DUF433 domain-containing protein translates to MAVTTYRIVSADESSIHDEPHLERSRVTVRQLHAVVEKAGQRPDRVADRHGLDVGEVYEALAYYHRNPEEMQRVEARHTRAATEAARQSSVTPEE, encoded by the coding sequence ATGGCAGTGACGACGTACCGGATCGTCTCCGCAGACGAGTCGAGCATCCACGACGAGCCCCATCTCGAAAGGAGTCGGGTGACGGTTCGACAGCTCCACGCTGTCGTTGAGAAGGCGGGTCAGCGTCCCGATCGGGTCGCAGATCGCCATGGACTCGACGTTGGTGAGGTGTACGAAGCGCTTGCGTACTACCATCGGAACCCCGAAGAGATGCAGCGAGTTGAGGCCCGTCACACCCGCGCCGCTACAGAAGCAGCACGACAGTCTTCCGTGACGCCTGAGGAATGA